A region from the Aegilops tauschii subsp. strangulata cultivar AL8/78 chromosome 5, Aet v6.0, whole genome shotgun sequence genome encodes:
- the LOC109756600 gene encoding syntaxin-121: MNNLFSSSWKRAGAGGDGGDLESGGGGGGGVEMTAPPGAAAGASLDRFFEDVESIKDDLRELERIQRSLHDGNESGKSLHDASAVRALRSRMDADVAAAIKKAKVVKLRLESLDRANAANRSVAGCGPGSSTDRTRTSVVAGLRKKLRDAMESFSSLRSRITSEYRDTVARRYFTVTGSQPDEATLDTLAETGEGERFLQRAIAEQQGRGEVLGVVAEIQERHGAVADLERSLLELQQVFNDMAVLVAAQGEQLDDIEGHVGRARSFVDRGREQLQVARKHQKSSRKWTCIGIGILLVVILIIVIPIVLKNTNKSNNNNGQQ, from the coding sequence ATGAACAACCTCTTCTCCAGCTCGTGGAAGCGCGCGGGCGCGGGGGGCGACGGCGGGGACCTcgagtccggcggcggcggcggcggcggcgtggagaTGACGGCGCCGCCGGGCGCCGCGGCGGGGGCGAGCCTGGACCGCTTCTTCGAGGACGTGGAGTCCATCAAGGACGACCTGCGGGAGCTGGAGCGGATCCAGCGCTCCCTCCACGACGGCAACGAGTCGGGCAAGTCGCTCCACGACGCCTCCGCCGTGCGCGCGCTCCGCTCCCGCATGGACGCCGACGTCGCCGCCGCCATCAAGAAGGCCAAGGTCGTCAAGCTCCGCCTCGAGTCGCTCGACCGGGCCAACGCCGCCAACCGCTCCGTGGCCGGGTGCGGGCCGGGCTCCTCCACGGACCGCACCCGCACCTCCGTCGTGGCCGGCCTGCGCAAGAAACTGCGGGACGCCATGGAGTCCTTCTCCTCCCTCCGCTCCCGCATCACCTCCGAGTACCGGGACACGGTGGCGCGGCGCTACTTCACGGTGACGGGGTCGCAGCCCGACGAGGCGACGCTGGACACGCTGGCGGAGACGGGCGAGGGGGAGCGGTTCCTGCAGCGGGCCATCGCGGAGCAGCAGGGCCGCGGGGAGGTGCTGGGCGTGGTGGCGGAGATCCAGGAGCGGCACGGCGCCGTGGCGGACCTGGAGCGGAGCCTGCTGGAGCTGCAGCAGGTGTTCAACGACATGGCCGTCCTGGTGGCGGCGCAGGGGGAGCAGCTGGACGACATCGAGGGCCACGTCGGGCGGGCGCGCTCGTTCGTCGACCGCGGGCGCGAGCAGCTCCAGGTCGCCCGCAAGCACCAGAAGAGCTCCCGCAAGTGGACCTGCATCGGCATCGGCATCCTGCTCGTCGTCATCCTCATCATCGTCATCCCCATCGTGCTCAAGAACACCAACAAGAGCAACAACAACAACGGCCAGCAGTAG
- the LOC141020517 gene encoding uncharacterized protein, with the protein MAATTTATSRRAPAVLLLLLLAAASAASARGDGNGVYEPCADATVSRGDGFTFGVAFAGRDAFFSGGVQLSPCDSRLNLAGAGPQLALFRPTVDEISLLTVNASDPKALTSAGGYMVAFAGRKFAARSPPVFVGNSSYTVTGFTLVFEFHKGTLQNLFWKADGCSSCSGQANFGCVENSCAIKTSSCKGSGGGQVDCSPGIQLAFSGTDKHEAVLNSWYEVSKLKQYSLFGLFSNLKDSLAGQFSNFF; encoded by the exons ATGGCGGCAACGACGACGGCGACGTCGAGGCGGGCGCcggccgtcctcctcctcctcctcctcgcggcGGCGTCCGCGGCTTCGGCCAGGGGCGACGGCAACGGCGTGTACGAGCCGTGCGCGGACGCGACGGTGAGCCGCGGCGACGGGTTCACCTTCGGGGTGGCCTTCGCGGGCCGCGAcgccttcttctccggcggcgTGCAGCTCTCGCCCTGCGACAGCCGCCTCAACCTTGCCGGCGCCGGCCCGCAGCTCGCGCTCTTCCGCCCCACCGTCGACGAGATTTCGCTCCTCACCGTCAACGCTTCCGACCCCAAAGCCCTG ACATCTGCTGGTGGGTACATGGTGGCCTTTGCCGGGAGGAAATTCGCGGCAAGGTCGCCGCCCGTGTTCGTCGGCAACAGCTCGTACACAGTCACCGGCTTCACCCTG GTGTTCGAGTTCCACAAGGGCACGCTCCAGAACCTCTTCTGGAAGGCGGACGGCTGCTCGTCGTGCTCCGGGCAAGCCAACTTTGGGTGCGTCGAAAACAGCTGCGCGATCAAGACGTCGAGCTGCaagggcagcggcggcgggcagGTGGACTGCAGCCCCGGGATCCAGCTCGCCTTCTCCGGCACCGACAAGCACGAGGCAGTGCTCAACTCGTGGTACGAGGTGTCCAAGCTGAAGCAGTACTCCCTCTTCGGGCTCTTCTCCAACCTCAAGGACTCACTTGCGGGGCAGTTCAGCAACTTCTTCTAG
- the LOC109741661 gene encoding protein IQ-DOMAIN 5 isoform X2 has protein sequence MRWLKSLVGLRKVERQQQRRKEDGDAGPTKTDAVDQFHFQDQHSQDHASLVGPEEFPDENGPSEDECDTPSCSGPGFSMLSVPLPQTEEELKEIWAATIIQTAYRALLARRARRALKGLVRLQALVRGHIVRKQAAITLRCMQALVRVQARVRARRVRVALENQMDEQQNNVEEQTDEAHVREVEDGWCDSIGSVEDIQAKLLKRQEAAAKRERAMAYALSHQWQAGSRQQAAITASELDRNSWSWNWLERWMAVRPWESRFLGMYAADGIAIDTGAHHAEGNATKAPYRKPVKKQVSALHSSVLIQKARPSNSEGGGSLSNPSAGSASAKPKRKLPPKEGSDEVSSRLSGLGARSSSNPKERPGQLQPRANKRFSLPGTGTEVGKRQVNKPAVNRSPKATEDSPALEGKHRRAGSVDLLLKRVELQA, from the exons ATGAGGTGGCTCAAGTCGTTGGTTGGGCTGAGGAAGGTGGAGAGGCAGCAGCAGCGCCGCAAGGAGGATGGCGACGCCGGCCCAACA AAAACAGATGCCGTCGATCAGTTCCACTTCCAGGATCAGCACTCCCAGGATCACGCTAGCCTTGTCGGACCAGAAGAGTTCCCTGATGAAAATGGTCCGTCAGAAGATGAGTGCGATACACCTTCATGCTCAGGACCTGGTTTCAGTATGCTTAGTGTGCCACTGCCTCAAACAGAAGAGGAGCTCAAAGAGATCTGGGCTGCCACAATTATTCAGACTGCATATAGAGCCCTACTG GCTAGGAGAGCCCGCCGAGCTTTAAAAGGACTGGTTAGGCTTCAAGCCCTTGTAAGGGGTCATATAGTGAGAAAGCAAGCTGCTATAACACTTCGGTGTATGCAAGCTTTGGTCAGGGTACAAGCCCGTGTTAGAGCAAGGCGGGTTCGTGTGGCCTTGGAAAATCAGATGGATGAGCAACAAAATAATGTAGAAGAGCAAACGGACGAGGCACATGTTCGAGAAGTTGAG GATGGGTGGTGCGATAGTATAGGGTCTGTGGAAGACATCCAAGCAAAATTGTTGAAGAGGCAGGAAGCAGCAGCCAAGCGTGAGAGAGCCATGGCCTATGCCCTTTCTCACCAG TGGCAAGCAGGTTCAAGGCAACAGGCAGCCATTACAGCTTCTGAACTAGACAGGAACAGCTGGAGCTGGAATTGGCTGGAGAGATGGATGGCCGTCCGCCCGTGGGAGAGTCGGTTCCTTGGCATGTACGCAGCAGATGGAATTGCCATTGATACCGGAGCGCACCATGCTGAGGGAAATGCAACCAAGGCTCCATACAGGAAACCTGTGAAAAAGCAGGTTTCAGCTCTTCATTCAAGTGTGTTGATCCAGAAGGCCCGCCCCTCGAACTCAGAGGGTGGTGGCTCCTTGTCGAACCCGTCTGCCGGTTCGGCGTCAGCTAAACCGAAACGGAAGCTGCCACCAAAGGAAGGTTCTGATGAAGTCTCGTCTCGTCTTTCGGGACTTGGTGCCCGGAGCAGTAGTAATCCTAAGGAGAGGCCTGGGCAGTTACAACCTCGGGCCAACAAGAGGTTCTCCTTGCCTGGCACTG GCACAGAAGTTGGCAAACGGCAAGTGAATAAACCTGCGGTGAACCGATCCCCCAAGGCTACCGAAGACTCCCCAGCGCTGGAAGGGAAGCATCGCCGTGCCGGTTCCGTTGATCTGCTGCTCAAGAGAGTTGAGCTGCAGGCTTGA
- the LOC109741661 gene encoding protein IQ-DOMAIN 5 isoform X1: protein MRWLKSLVGLRKVERQQQRRKEDGDAGPTKTDAVDQFHFQDQHSQDHASLVGPEEFPDENGPSEDECDTPSCSGPGFSMLSVPLPQTEEELKEIWAATIIQTAYRALLARRARRALKGLVRLQALVRGHIVRKQAAITLRCMQALVRVQARVRARRVRVALENQMDEQQNNVEEQTDEAHVREVEDGWCDSIGSVEDIQAKLLKRQEAAAKRERAMAYALSHQWQAGSRQQAAITASELDRNSWSWNWLERWMAVRPWESRFLGMYAADGIAIDTGAHHAEGNATKAPYRKPVKKQVSALHSSVLIQKARPSNSEGGGSLSNPSAGSASAKPKRKLPPKEGSDEVSSRLSGLGARSSSNPKERPGQLQPRANKRFSLPGTDAGTEVGKRQVNKPAVNRSPKATEDSPALEGKHRRAGSVDLLLKRVELQA from the exons ATGAGGTGGCTCAAGTCGTTGGTTGGGCTGAGGAAGGTGGAGAGGCAGCAGCAGCGCCGCAAGGAGGATGGCGACGCCGGCCCAACA AAAACAGATGCCGTCGATCAGTTCCACTTCCAGGATCAGCACTCCCAGGATCACGCTAGCCTTGTCGGACCAGAAGAGTTCCCTGATGAAAATGGTCCGTCAGAAGATGAGTGCGATACACCTTCATGCTCAGGACCTGGTTTCAGTATGCTTAGTGTGCCACTGCCTCAAACAGAAGAGGAGCTCAAAGAGATCTGGGCTGCCACAATTATTCAGACTGCATATAGAGCCCTACTG GCTAGGAGAGCCCGCCGAGCTTTAAAAGGACTGGTTAGGCTTCAAGCCCTTGTAAGGGGTCATATAGTGAGAAAGCAAGCTGCTATAACACTTCGGTGTATGCAAGCTTTGGTCAGGGTACAAGCCCGTGTTAGAGCAAGGCGGGTTCGTGTGGCCTTGGAAAATCAGATGGATGAGCAACAAAATAATGTAGAAGAGCAAACGGACGAGGCACATGTTCGAGAAGTTGAG GATGGGTGGTGCGATAGTATAGGGTCTGTGGAAGACATCCAAGCAAAATTGTTGAAGAGGCAGGAAGCAGCAGCCAAGCGTGAGAGAGCCATGGCCTATGCCCTTTCTCACCAG TGGCAAGCAGGTTCAAGGCAACAGGCAGCCATTACAGCTTCTGAACTAGACAGGAACAGCTGGAGCTGGAATTGGCTGGAGAGATGGATGGCCGTCCGCCCGTGGGAGAGTCGGTTCCTTGGCATGTACGCAGCAGATGGAATTGCCATTGATACCGGAGCGCACCATGCTGAGGGAAATGCAACCAAGGCTCCATACAGGAAACCTGTGAAAAAGCAGGTTTCAGCTCTTCATTCAAGTGTGTTGATCCAGAAGGCCCGCCCCTCGAACTCAGAGGGTGGTGGCTCCTTGTCGAACCCGTCTGCCGGTTCGGCGTCAGCTAAACCGAAACGGAAGCTGCCACCAAAGGAAGGTTCTGATGAAGTCTCGTCTCGTCTTTCGGGACTTGGTGCCCGGAGCAGTAGTAATCCTAAGGAGAGGCCTGGGCAGTTACAACCTCGGGCCAACAAGAGGTTCTCCTTGCCTGGCACTG ATGCAGGCACAGAAGTTGGCAAACGGCAAGTGAATAAACCTGCGGTGAACCGATCCCCCAAGGCTACCGAAGACTCCCCAGCGCTGGAAGGGAAGCATCGCCGTGCCGGTTCCGTTGATCTGCTGCTCAAGAGAGTTGAGCTGCAGGCTTGA